The bacterium genomic sequence TCGTCGTGGTAATACATCGAAACCACGAATCGCTCGTTTTTCGGCAGGTCGTCGATCGCCTCGGCCACGACGCGTTTGACGTCATGCAGATTCAAAAGATCAACGACGCTCTCCTTGTGCGGCTCCTTGAAAAACTCCAGGAAGTTGCGTTTTCCTCCCTCGCCGTTGGAGGAGTGGCCGAGATCGTCGAGGCTCACCAGGCTCACGCCGCTGGCCTGGCTGACGAGATGGAAATAGTCCGCCTGGCTGATGCCGAGTTCGCCCGCGACCTCGTCGTCGGTGGCCGGGCGCTGGAACTTGGCCTCGAGTTCCTCGTAGGTGCGCTGAAGCTCGTTCAACCGCTGGCGAATCGAGCGCGGGACCCAATCCAGCGAACGCAACTCGTCGAGGATCGCGCCGCGAATGCGAAACTCCGCGTACGTCTCGAACTTGATCTCGCGGTCGGGATCGAATTTGTCGATCGCGTCCATGAGGCCAAGCACCCCCGTGTTGATGAGGTCGCCCAACTCGATCTGGGGCGGCAGCTTGCGGATGATGCGCGAGGCCACGAGCTTGATGAGCGGCGTATATTTGCGGATCAGCTCATCGCGCATCGCGTCGCGCATCTCGGGCGGCGACTGTTTCCAGTCCTGTATCGATACGGAAATCATTTGCTCCAGATCCTTTCAAAAACGACGGCAATAAATCCCGCGAAAAAACCGGTGGCCGCGGCGACCGCGCCCGCCCTCCACAGCACCGTCGCCGCCGGCACCGAGCTGACGACGCCGGTAACGGCCGCCACCATGAACGTGCCGCTGGCCATGGCGGCGACGACCTGTCGATTGGCGTGTTTCATCGCCCGTTCCTTCCCTACGCGATCTGCAAGAACTGTCGCCACATGAACTGCAGGCCGCCCTTGGGCCCTTCCGGAATCCGCGTCGCGAGCAGGCGGCCCGCCAGACGGTCAAACGCCTGCGACGCGGGCGAATCCGGGTATGCATCCACGACCAGGCGCCGGCGGCGAACCGCGCGGGGCAAGTTCGCGTCCGCCGGCACGTACCCCACGAGGCTGATGGATATATCGAGAAACCGCGTCGCGACGCCCGCGAGATCCGCATAGATCTTTTGCGCCGCGCGCTCGTT encodes the following:
- a CDS encoding FliA/WhiG family RNA polymerase sigma factor, which translates into the protein MRDAMRDELIRKYTPLIKLVASRIIRKLPPQIELGDLINTGVLGLMDAIDKFDPDREIKFETYAEFRIRGAILDELRSLDWVPRSIRQRLNELQRTYEELEAKFQRPATDDEVAGELGISQADYFHLVSQASGVSLVSLDDLGHSSNGEGGKRNFLEFFKEPHKESVVDLLNLHDVKRVVAEAIDDLPKNERFVVSMYYHDELTMKEIGLVLGITESRVSQIHNKAILRLRGKLKRHMQENG